DNA from Victivallaceae bacterium:
GAGACGTTTTTGCCTGTTTCGATATTGCTCCCAGAACCAGCGTTCTTAATCATAAATTAACGATTTTGGGAGATTTATTAAGTATCCTGAACAATCAGCTGCATCAACAATATTCATCATCTTTAGAATGGACTATTATTTGCCTAATCGTTATCGAAGTAGCTATCGCCCTTTTAAGAGATCTGTTTCACCTAATATGACAAAAATATTCATCATTACGATTCGCGCCTATCAACGATTGATCTCCCCTTTCCTACTTCATCATTGTCGATTTTTTCCTTCTTGCTCCGAATACGCCGTCCAAGCCCTTTCCGTAAAAGGTCTATTTAAAGGGACTTTTTTAATCCTTAAAAGAATCCTGAAATGCGGGCCTTGGAGTTCAGGAGGACTTGACGTTGTCCCTTCAATGTCTTTGGAGGAATCTATTTCTTTTAGCAATGAAAACCGCAAAAAAACCGACATCGAATCCTGAATCGTATTTAATAATCTCTGATCAAGCTTACCTATCTACTATAAAACGATTGGAGACATCGAGCCATGTTTTTTACTTGATTTCCGCGACATGAAGCCATGATGCGATCCAAGAATATATCCGTTTTAGGATGCAATCCGTTCAAAAGCCTTAAAATCTTAAGGACTGTTTCATCGGAAGCTTCATTCGTAATGAAGAACCAATCGGCATCTAAGAAAAGATCGACTGCCAGAACGAGATCTTTTTCCAAATAAGAAAATCGAGCTCTTCTGCCTGTATCTTCCGAAAGGCCTTTCCTTAAGTTATCGTAGGAACAAGTTTCAAAAAATAATTCGCTACCACCGTCCACGGCTATTCTCATCAAAGTGCCCGGAGAAATTTCCGAAGATCCGGAACTCATCAAAGATCGGAAAAATATAAATTCTTTTGAATTGAGAAACCGAAAAAATAATCGCTCCTCAACAATTCCCGATTTCAAAGATTCCGATAACAAACGAAACAATCCTCGTGTTGTGTAAGGATATCTTTCTTCCCGACAAAATTTTGCGATTTTTATAAAATCCTCATCAGAAAGATTTTGAGGGATGTAAAAATGATCACCTTCCGATTCGGATCTCAAAAAAGTCACAGGCCCGTTTAGGGCGCTACCGATATCCAAAAAATGTTCCGAAAAAAGAAGACCTAAAGACAAATCTTTAATACGATGGCCGTCCAGCATTTCCGATGACGGCAACAAAGATAACAGCTCATCAAACTTTAACTCCTTAAGATACTTGGTATATTCATAAGAATGTTCTCGTTCTTGATCGCAAATCGTGACCGTATTAAAACACAACCCGGAATAAATGATTCCGCGACGAAATATAACGAAATAAAATAAAAATAAAAAAAGTATATTCAAGGAAAAACTAAGAACCAATCCTTGCTTCCACCAACTCGTTTTATTAAAAAACGCCATCGAATTCTCCTAAATCAATTACGGCTATATAACTTAAAATATCTTGTAAGTATAAAATAGTAATCGTAAAATTCCATGCTGAAAATCATTTTGGAAATTATATGCTCATTCCATTGAAATTGTTACAAAAGTGTTTTTCCGTTTCTCCTTCGTTTTCAAACATAATCAAAGCTTGCGAACAAATCGGCATCGAAATAGAAACAATTTCTCTAAAAAATAATGTCGATTTTAAAAACGTGTTTACATCTCGCATTGTTGAAGTCACCCCTCATCCCAATGCCGACAAACTTAAGATTGCCGTTGTATTCGACGGGATCGA
Protein-coding regions in this window:
- the yidD gene encoding membrane protein insertion efficiency factor YidD → MTKIFIITIRAYQRLISPFLLHHCRFFPSCSEYAVQALSVKGLFKGTFLILKRILKCGPWSSGGLDVVPSMSLEESISFSNENRKKTDIES